In Paenibacillus sp. BIC5C1, a genomic segment contains:
- the tagD gene encoding glycerol-3-phosphate cytidylyltransferase yields MKTVITYGTFDLLHYGHILLLQRAKALGDYLIVVLSTDEFNYLKGKSAYFTYEQRKMMLEAIKYVDLVLPEDSWEQKTNDILHWNVDTFVMGDDWRGKFDELSSLCTIIYLSRTPDISTTSIKSSLKSTSY; encoded by the coding sequence ATGAAAACAGTCATTACTTACGGAACATTTGATTTGCTCCACTATGGTCACATTCTTTTACTTCAGCGAGCCAAAGCACTTGGAGATTACCTCATAGTAGTCTTATCTACTGATGAGTTTAATTATTTAAAAGGTAAAAGTGCATACTTCACGTATGAACAACGAAAAATGATGTTAGAAGCAATCAAATATGTAGACTTAGTTCTACCTGAAGATAGTTGGGAACAAAAAACAAATGATATATTACATTGGAATGTAGATACATTTGTGATGGGGGACGATTGGAGAGGTAAGTTTGACGAATTATCCTCGTTATGCACCATAATTTATTTATCAAGAACCCCGGACATCTCCACTACATCAATTAAGAGTTCTTTAAAGTCCACATCGTATTAG
- a CDS encoding glycosyltransferase family 2 protein, with amino-acid sequence MKLLSICMIVKDEERVLERCLSSVQDLADEIIIVDTGSTDKTKEIAKKYTDKIYDFKWCNDFSKARNKSLLHATGKWILVMDADEYISEEEHQDWRNFLQTEELFPHLAYTLPVINFTGEKEYDDEITTAPVTRLFPNNVGITFERPIHEQLTRGLQGELYHKSISLHIYHTGYQVSRIVEKNKHERNMGIFNQMIADQELSSYDWYTLGNQHRYAKDELMAIECYEKALIDTQQNEAWYPHCLMGLVSLDYSQNQLKRSWELIEKYLIKYNEYPEYYTVKGIHYETLGFFQEAEQQYLRAIGIAEKRAQENREIWLIDPMYSFDSPVQQLIGLYFRLNDNQNAIYWMSKQLNKNNKNPGHLVKMMEWLTQNEDEESVIRFFEQLYTSPTDKEYLLLFKVSLVIGNRKLVSHYKNLVPTYTKLSLPDQLKLSAVNEDFAAMHVLLDNITTITGDEQLVVLQVIIATLLSNDCSLLDKLSEKIENEKIISVFKVIIRVIEQNEISDDMVIETDLFFAIARQLYLMQEFEIYDQVVNGLNNSDLINRLANYFYDVNRVELAMNYYSALLSRNELNGTSLENLGYYHANQDYRDDAFEFLNGALQDEPGKRHIYKSLIDMASNQFKKKIIADFERNFPDFNEISFVKEFFANELKMLKYTV; translated from the coding sequence ATGAAGCTGTTGAGTATTTGCATGATTGTCAAGGATGAGGAAAGGGTACTTGAACGTTGTCTAAGTAGTGTACAAGATCTCGCCGATGAGATTATCATTGTGGATACAGGATCGACAGATAAGACAAAGGAAATTGCCAAGAAGTATACGGATAAAATATATGATTTTAAGTGGTGTAATGATTTTTCAAAAGCGCGCAATAAATCGCTTCTCCATGCTACAGGAAAGTGGATTCTTGTGATGGATGCTGACGAATATATATCAGAAGAAGAACATCAGGATTGGAGAAATTTCCTGCAAACAGAGGAACTGTTTCCACATCTGGCTTATACTCTTCCAGTGATAAATTTTACGGGTGAGAAAGAGTACGACGATGAGATTACCACTGCACCTGTTACGAGACTATTTCCGAACAACGTGGGTATTACGTTCGAACGTCCAATCCATGAACAGTTGACCAGAGGGCTGCAAGGTGAATTGTATCATAAGTCAATAAGTCTTCATATTTATCATACAGGCTATCAAGTGAGTCGGATTGTAGAAAAAAACAAACATGAGCGGAATATGGGGATTTTTAATCAAATGATAGCGGATCAGGAACTTTCCTCCTATGATTGGTATACATTAGGCAACCAGCACCGTTATGCAAAAGATGAACTAATGGCCATAGAATGCTATGAAAAAGCTCTGATTGATACACAACAGAATGAAGCATGGTACCCACATTGCTTGATGGGACTCGTAAGCTTGGATTACAGTCAGAATCAACTTAAACGCTCATGGGAATTAATTGAGAAGTATTTAATCAAGTATAATGAATATCCCGAGTATTACACCGTTAAAGGAATTCATTATGAAACTCTGGGTTTCTTTCAAGAAGCAGAGCAACAATACCTGAGAGCCATCGGTATAGCTGAAAAAAGGGCGCAAGAAAATCGGGAGATCTGGTTGATTGATCCAATGTACAGTTTTGATTCTCCAGTTCAGCAACTGATTGGGTTATATTTTCGTCTTAATGACAATCAAAATGCAATATACTGGATGTCTAAACAGCTAAATAAGAATAATAAAAATCCAGGACATTTGGTCAAAATGATGGAATGGTTAACACAGAATGAAGACGAAGAATCGGTCATCCGTTTCTTTGAGCAATTATACACTTCTCCAACTGATAAAGAGTATCTCCTGTTATTTAAAGTTTCGTTGGTTATAGGTAATAGGAAACTGGTAAGTCACTATAAGAATTTAGTACCCACATATACGAAACTAAGTCTCCCGGATCAATTAAAGTTATCGGCAGTGAATGAGGATTTTGCGGCAATGCATGTATTGCTAGACAATATCACTACGATAACAGGAGATGAGCAATTAGTAGTGCTTCAGGTGATCATTGCGACGCTTTTATCAAATGACTGCTCATTACTGGATAAGCTTTCGGAAAAAATTGAAAATGAAAAAATAATATCCGTTTTTAAGGTGATCATTAGGGTCATTGAACAGAATGAGATCAGTGACGACATGGTAATTGAGACAGACTTGTTTTTTGCTATAGCTAGGCAACTTTATCTGATGCAAGAGTTTGAAATTTATGACCAAGTGGTTAATGGATTGAATAATAGTGATTTAATTAACAGATTAGCAAATTACTTTTATGATGTGAATCGAGTAGAACTGGCGATGAATTATTATTCAGCGCTGCTAAGTCGAAATGAATTGAATGGGACGAGCTTGGAAAACCTTGGCTACTATCATGCGAATCAAGATTACAGAGATGATGCTTTTGAATTCCTTAATGGTGCTCTTCAAGATGAACCTGGAAAAAGGCATATTTATAAATCATTGATTGATATGGCATCGAATCAATTTAAAAAGAAAATAATCGCTGATTTTGAACGTAATTTCCCTGATTTCAATGAGATATCATTTGTTAAAGAGTTTTTTGCCAATGAATTAAAGATGTTAAAGTATACAGTTTAA
- the fliS gene encoding flagellar export chaperone FliS, whose amino-acid sequence MINSPLQKYQQNQFQTSPAQLLLMLYDGAIRFVKLGVSAIEESNFEKTNTNLCKAQAVIHELIAALNYDYPVAKTLYSVYEYMIHCLIQANLKKDVKPAQEALSHLTELREAWEIASKSINGTAN is encoded by the coding sequence TTGATTAATTCCCCTCTTCAAAAATATCAACAAAATCAATTTCAAACTTCACCAGCACAACTTTTATTAATGTTATACGATGGCGCAATTCGTTTTGTGAAATTAGGGGTTTCTGCTATAGAAGAATCTAATTTTGAGAAAACAAACACTAATCTATGTAAAGCTCAAGCAGTTATTCATGAATTGATAGCTGCGTTAAACTATGACTATCCTGTTGCCAAAACGTTGTATTCAGTGTATGAGTACATGATTCACTGTCTAATTCAAGCTAATCTCAAAAAAGATGTTAAACCAGCACAAGAGGCACTTTCCCATCTAACTGAACTCCGGGAAGCTTGGGAGATTGCTAGTAAAAGTATCAATGGGACAGCTAACTGA
- the fliD gene encoding flagellar filament capping protein FliD, with amino-acid sequence MRISGLASGLDIDAMVKQLMTAEKAPLDKINQQKTQAEWKRDNYRTISTKLVSFNEKLSNLNLSKNIDSKQAVVTGATGVLTATATGAAANSVLNVSVKNLASSSNVIYQGTAGATKMSDLYSGAETSVTIGKATISFRGDDTIESFVKKINSNKDSGVTAVYNSATGGMSLTNRDTGNKDIELSGELFTSNTNFTTAGVNKGVDATVVINGLETKQTSNRFTVNGVEISLTGVTPTGQTNQIEVTQNTDAIIDTIKSFVDFYNETIALMNQKTNEERYRTYLPLSTEQKADMKDSEIELWESKAKSGLLKNDSILNKSLSDMRTAMISEFNFGGTKLNITQFGITTGSYSEKGKLVLDEDKLRTALESNPEQVTALFSQVDSSTKGVTNNDGLFNRIKKINATALESLSEKAGTSKISSDLTTAFLPQSQMGNQLTAYERRITELQARLTRKENQYYKQFTAMETAMNKYNSTSSSLSSMLG; translated from the coding sequence ATGAGAATTAGCGGCTTAGCTTCGGGTCTCGATATTGATGCAATGGTTAAACAGTTAATGACTGCAGAAAAAGCACCTTTGGATAAAATCAATCAACAGAAAACACAGGCTGAGTGGAAACGGGATAATTACCGTACAATTAGTACGAAATTGGTGAGCTTTAATGAAAAGCTATCTAATTTAAATTTAAGTAAAAATATAGATTCTAAACAAGCTGTGGTTACTGGAGCAACCGGTGTACTTACCGCTACTGCAACGGGTGCTGCTGCCAACTCTGTATTAAATGTGAGTGTCAAAAATCTGGCTTCATCCTCAAATGTTATATACCAAGGTACGGCAGGCGCTACAAAAATGTCTGATTTGTATTCTGGAGCAGAGACAAGCGTTACAATTGGAAAAGCAACGATAAGCTTTAGAGGAGACGATACCATTGAATCATTTGTTAAGAAAATTAACAGTAATAAAGACTCTGGTGTAACGGCAGTATATAACTCCGCAACAGGAGGGATGTCTCTAACTAACAGAGATACAGGTAATAAAGATATAGAGTTAAGTGGTGAGTTGTTCACGAGTAATACTAATTTTACAACTGCTGGGGTTAATAAAGGTGTTGATGCCACAGTAGTTATCAACGGACTGGAAACAAAGCAAACTTCTAATCGCTTTACTGTAAATGGTGTAGAAATCTCGTTGACAGGAGTCACTCCTACTGGACAGACTAATCAAATTGAAGTTACACAAAACACTGATGCGATAATCGATACAATAAAATCTTTTGTTGATTTTTATAATGAAACAATCGCATTAATGAACCAAAAAACAAATGAAGAGCGATATAGAACATATCTGCCTTTAAGCACAGAACAAAAAGCAGATATGAAGGATAGCGAAATTGAATTGTGGGAAAGCAAAGCGAAAAGTGGATTGTTAAAAAATGACTCAATTCTTAATAAGTCGTTAAGTGATATGCGTACCGCTATGATTTCTGAATTTAACTTTGGGGGAACCAAGTTAAACATTACTCAGTTTGGTATAACTACGGGCAGTTATAGTGAAAAGGGTAAACTCGTTCTTGATGAAGATAAGTTGCGGACAGCGTTAGAATCCAACCCTGAACAAGTTACTGCCTTGTTTAGCCAAGTGGACAGTTCTACCAAAGGGGTAACCAATAATGATGGATTATTCAATAGGATAAAAAAAATAAACGCAACAGCTCTTGAAAGTTTATCTGAAAAAGCCGGTACATCTAAGATTAGTAGTGATTTAACAACAGCATTCTTACCACAAAGCCAAATGGGTAATCAATTGACAGCTTATGAGCGTAGAATTACTGAGTTGCAGGCTCGCTTAACTCGTAAAGAGAATCAATATTATAAACAATTTACTGCCATGGAGACAGCAATGAATAAGTATAACAGTACTTCTTCAAGCCTCTCTAGTATGTTAGGCTAA
- a CDS encoding flagellar protein FlaG gives MEHRVQGTSGTLGALRSLSTRTSPEETAELLIQNNTIAKERLSLSSEEEKAIDQLEVATRALQGPEKTYEISVHEETNSIMVKIKNKATGELIREIPKEKLLDVAASLMELSGLIIDKKA, from the coding sequence GTGGAACATAGAGTCCAAGGAACTTCAGGAACGCTGGGTGCTCTCAGATCACTATCAACAAGAACATCACCAGAGGAAACAGCCGAATTACTTATTCAGAACAATACAATAGCTAAGGAAAGATTGAGTTTATCTAGTGAGGAAGAGAAAGCGATTGATCAGCTGGAAGTAGCAACAAGAGCTCTTCAAGGGCCTGAAAAGACCTATGAAATTTCAGTGCATGAAGAGACTAACTCAATCATGGTTAAAATTAAAAACAAAGCAACAGGGGAACTTATTAGGGAAATACCCAAAGAAAAACTACTTGACGTCGCGGCCAGTCTCATGGAACTTAGTGGTTTGATTATCGATAAGAAGGCATAA
- a CDS encoding flagellin: MIINHNVPALNTHRNMTLNTSAASKNMEKLSSGLRINRAADDAAGLSISESMRGQIRGLEQAQRNAQDGISFVQTAEGAMNEVSSMLTRMKELNVQKSSGTYSSNDKNNINQELKELGAQIDNIMTKTTFNGISITKGATITVNDKATGSITIGTISTTSFKGLGSNTSLSSVETAINSVSTERAKLGAVQNRLEYTSNNLGTTVENLTAAESRVRDTDMAKEMVQLSKNNILLQASQSMLAQANSAPQGVLSVLR; this comes from the coding sequence ATGATTATCAACCATAACGTACCAGCGTTGAACACGCACCGTAACATGACGCTTAACACAAGTGCTGCAAGCAAAAACATGGAGAAGTTGTCTTCCGGTCTGCGTATCAACCGCGCGGCTGACGATGCAGCGGGTCTCTCCATCTCCGAGTCCATGCGTGGACAAATTCGTGGTCTGGAGCAAGCACAACGTAATGCTCAAGACGGAATCTCGTTTGTACAAACGGCTGAGGGCGCAATGAACGAAGTATCCTCCATGCTAACTCGTATGAAAGAATTGAACGTACAAAAATCAAGCGGAACTTACAGCTCTAACGATAAAAACAACATCAACCAAGAGTTGAAAGAGCTGGGTGCGCAAATTGATAACATCATGACTAAAACAACGTTTAACGGAATCAGCATCACTAAAGGTGCAACAATTACTGTTAACGATAAAGCAACAGGTTCTATCACAATTGGTACTATCTCTACTACAAGTTTCAAAGGTTTGGGTTCAAACACTAGTCTCTCTTCCGTTGAAACAGCAATTAACAGTGTTTCCACAGAACGTGCGAAACTGGGTGCTGTTCAAAACCGTTTGGAGTATACGTCCAACAACTTGGGTACAACTGTTGAAAACCTGACTGCTGCTGAGTCTCGCGTTCGTGATACAGATATGGCTAAGGAAATGGTTCAGTTGTCCAAAAACAACATCTTGCTGCAAGCTTCCCAATCGATGCTGGCACAAGCAAACTCCGCTCCACAAGGTGTTCTGTCTGTCCTTCGTTAA
- the csrA gene encoding carbon storage regulator CsrA, whose amino-acid sequence MLVLARKKGESVIIDNNIVVTVLSVEGDNVKIGISAPKEIDIYRKEVFDSIGQNNKNAVMDLATVRAALEQLNNNSQK is encoded by the coding sequence ATGCTTGTACTAGCTAGGAAAAAAGGAGAATCCGTTATCATTGATAACAATATTGTTGTCACTGTCTTATCGGTAGAAGGAGACAATGTGAAAATAGGTATCTCTGCTCCCAAAGAGATTGATATATACCGTAAAGAAGTATTCGACTCGATTGGTCAAAATAATAAAAACGCGGTAATGGACTTAGCCACTGTCCGGGCAGCATTGGAACAGTTAAATAATAATAGTCAGAAGTGA
- a CDS encoding flagellar assembly protein FliW, giving the protein METDQTNQMKSEEKSYVFPKGIPGFEKHQNFFLKRQNDIFNLFQSASQPDVAFITINPFDLYPGYEFELSQEAKEDIDVTTREQLFVQCIVTWHSNLKNVTVNLLAPIIFNSFNHTGKQVILQNTQYSTKHAPWAEDDLDRKDGDL; this is encoded by the coding sequence GTGGAAACAGATCAAACTAACCAGATGAAAAGTGAAGAAAAGAGTTACGTATTTCCAAAGGGGATACCTGGATTTGAAAAGCATCAGAATTTTTTTTTGAAGCGTCAGAATGACATATTTAATTTATTTCAATCAGCGAGTCAGCCTGATGTGGCTTTTATTACAATTAATCCATTTGATCTATACCCCGGTTATGAATTCGAACTCTCACAAGAAGCCAAAGAAGATATTGATGTGACAACTAGAGAGCAGTTGTTTGTTCAATGTATCGTGACATGGCATAGCAATCTTAAGAATGTTACAGTTAATCTGCTTGCGCCGATTATATTTAATTCATTTAATCATACTGGGAAGCAAGTCATATTGCAGAATACCCAATATTCCACTAAACATGCCCCTTGGGCAGAAGACGATCTGGATAGAAAGGATGGAGATCTCTGA
- the flgL gene encoding flagellar hook-associated protein FlgL has translation MAIRVTSGMMSTQMLSNLNRNLNRMDTMSNQISSGRKINKPSDDPVGVTYALRYRAELASNEQYQSNTDAAVSWLDATDTTMQQSGNVMQRLKELTVQGSSGTVPQSGLDAIKLEVEELQKQMINIGNSQIRGKYIFNGQNYDKAPYELSGSITQYSQINTDDKPVNYSIGDQSIFQINTPGSDYFGSSTEDDNVFKIMDDLVNALNSGDYEAVGSQSDKIESRSIKMQSCISEVGARTNRVELVQARLTDYNLNLTSLQSKTEDADIASLMIQATSAQTIYEAALKSSAQIMQPSLMDFMR, from the coding sequence ATGGCTATTCGCGTAACCTCAGGCATGATGAGCACTCAAATGCTCAGCAACCTGAACCGAAACCTGAATCGTATGGATACGATGTCCAACCAAATTTCCAGCGGTCGCAAAATTAATAAACCTTCTGATGATCCTGTTGGTGTGACTTATGCGCTTAGATATCGTGCTGAGTTAGCATCTAACGAACAGTACCAATCCAACACGGATGCGGCTGTTAGCTGGCTGGATGCAACAGATACCACGATGCAACAATCAGGGAATGTCATGCAAAGACTCAAAGAGCTAACTGTTCAAGGTTCAAGTGGGACGGTACCCCAATCAGGGCTTGATGCAATTAAACTTGAGGTTGAAGAGTTGCAAAAACAAATGATTAATATCGGGAATAGCCAAATACGGGGCAAATATATTTTTAACGGACAAAATTATGATAAGGCTCCCTATGAGTTATCTGGTTCCATTACACAATACTCTCAGATTAACACCGATGATAAACCTGTAAATTATTCTATTGGAGATCAGTCTATTTTTCAGATTAACACGCCAGGTTCTGATTATTTTGGTAGTTCTACTGAAGATGACAATGTATTTAAGATTATGGACGATTTAGTCAATGCTCTGAATTCTGGAGATTATGAAGCTGTTGGTAGCCAATCAGATAAAATAGAGTCACGATCGATAAAGATGCAGTCTTGTATTTCAGAGGTGGGAGCTCGAACTAATCGGGTTGAATTAGTTCAAGCGAGATTAACCGACTACAATCTGAACTTAACATCATTGCAATCAAAAACAGAGGATGCAGATATAGCAAGTTTGATGATTCAAGCAACGTCTGCTCAAACAATCTATGAAGCTGCTCTTAAATCTTCGGCTCAGATTATGCAGCCTTCATTAATGGACTTTATGAGATAA